The Methylomonas sp. AM2-LC genome includes a region encoding these proteins:
- the trbK gene encoding entry exclusion lipoprotein TrbK — translation MINNKFKYYILATLLVSLINGCSNDEATNTNIPKPNLTVMPEVNDENCQDGNIVKIEDKKIREDFAGLCIRRGSFKASPKIEWR, via the coding sequence ATGATTAACAATAAATTTAAATACTACATTCTGGCAACTTTACTGGTTTCCTTGATTAATGGTTGCTCAAATGATGAAGCCACTAACACAAACATACCTAAGCCAAACTTAACAGTCATGCCTGAGGTTAATGATGAAAATTGCCAGGACGGTAATATTGTAAAGATCGAGGATAAAAAGATAAGGGAGGATTTCGCTGGGCTGTGCATCAGACGTGGAAGTTTCAAGGCAAGTCCGAAGATTGAATGGCGGTAA
- a CDS encoding TrbI/VirB10 family protein has product MTTNAAHEDLMNPDVSPNSVTSGVRRVNNVPLYIIGVAVLVFLIVMMMVAADRADQQNRPEEASKDKGGNASMFANQIAGDQGDGLIAEKTKPLEVPALSTTQTQPTPAFTLARAENLTAPPTPPNQLGARPQQQNDDATRIRQMKLQLLNEAIKAKTAVKIQSPRSSGSPPAMATAQSNGDDGIIQPASQQQSNIDPTVVYQNKLAKIQQSMNGGGSSGLSSSGFGGDSSPQLIRTGTSAGSNNTSSPSSNNDFSQFDKSGHHDRWKIESELEAPSSPYELRAGFVIPGTLISGINSELPGQIMAQVAQNVYDTATGKYLLIPQGARLVGAYSSQVAYGQARVLVAWQRIVFPDGKAMDIGAMPGADGAGYAGFNDLVDHHYLRIFGSALIMSAITAGVAMSQNQGSATTSGVYAPNASNVMSQALGQQLGHTTAMMIQKNLNIAPTLEIRPGFRFNLIITKDLTMTKPYQSFDY; this is encoded by the coding sequence ATGACTACAAACGCAGCACACGAAGACCTAATGAACCCCGATGTATCGCCAAATTCCGTAACCTCCGGCGTTCGTCGAGTAAACAACGTACCGTTGTACATCATTGGTGTAGCGGTTCTTGTTTTTCTCATCGTCATGATGATGGTGGCAGCGGATCGCGCTGATCAGCAAAATCGGCCTGAAGAAGCCAGCAAAGATAAAGGCGGTAACGCTAGTATGTTCGCCAACCAAATAGCGGGCGATCAAGGTGATGGCCTAATCGCCGAAAAAACAAAACCATTAGAAGTACCTGCGCTGTCTACAACGCAAACACAACCCACCCCTGCTTTTACGCTTGCTCGCGCAGAAAACCTAACAGCTCCACCAACACCACCTAATCAGCTTGGGGCAAGACCACAACAACAGAACGATGATGCCACCAGAATACGGCAAATGAAATTGCAGTTGTTAAATGAAGCGATTAAAGCCAAGACTGCCGTCAAAATACAATCCCCGCGTAGCTCTGGATCACCACCGGCAATGGCAACAGCGCAAAGCAATGGCGATGACGGAATCATTCAACCTGCATCGCAACAGCAGTCAAATATTGATCCGACCGTTGTGTATCAAAATAAGTTAGCCAAGATACAACAGTCGATGAATGGCGGAGGCTCTAGCGGTTTGAGTAGTAGTGGGTTTGGTGGAGATAGCTCTCCACAACTCATTAGAACCGGCACATCTGCAGGGAGTAATAACACATCTAGTCCGAGTAGTAACAACGATTTTTCTCAATTCGACAAATCGGGACATCATGACCGCTGGAAAATTGAATCAGAACTTGAAGCCCCAAGTTCCCCTTATGAATTAAGAGCCGGGTTCGTAATACCAGGCACTTTAATATCAGGCATCAATTCAGAACTGCCAGGTCAGATAATGGCCCAGGTTGCACAAAATGTTTATGATACGGCGACCGGCAAATACCTGCTAATTCCGCAGGGCGCTCGACTTGTCGGTGCATATTCGAGTCAAGTGGCTTACGGGCAAGCCCGTGTTTTAGTGGCATGGCAACGTATCGTATTTCCTGATGGCAAGGCAATGGATATTGGCGCTATGCCTGGGGCGGATGGGGCCGGTTATGCGGGCTTTAATGACCTGGTTGACCATCATTATCTTCGCATATTTGGATCTGCGCTAATCATGTCTGCAATAACGGCAGGCGTGGCAATGAGTCAAAATCAAGGTTCGGCCACAACCTCCGGTGTTTATGCGCCAAACGCTAGTAATGTAATGAGTCAGGCTCTTGGGCAACAACTGGGCCACACGACAGCTATGATGATTCAAAAAAATCTGAATATTGCGCCAACGCTTGAAATAAGACCGGGCTTCAGATTCAACTTGATTATTACAAAAGACTTAACAATGACTAAACCCTATCAATCATTTGATTATTAA
- a CDS encoding VirB8/TrbF family protein, producing MLFNKNKDPRKFNELIAGGRRNGENENPYLAARRTWNDHTRGVVASRQMWQIFGVLSLLIALGGIGGMIHIGSQSKYVPYVIEVDKLGQTIAVARADKAKPVDQRVVRASVASFITQARTVTPDSALQRKMVFGVYALLGQQDPATQKMNEWLNGSDESSPFKRAQTEMVNVEISSALPQTPETWQVDWVETTRDRQGAVKNKPVRMRALITVYIIELKPNTNEEQLHQNPIGLFVRDYSWSTQPQ from the coding sequence ATGCTATTTAACAAAAATAAAGACCCACGCAAATTTAACGAACTGATAGCTGGTGGGCGCCGAAATGGTGAGAATGAAAACCCCTATCTAGCCGCACGGCGCACATGGAACGATCATACCCGTGGTGTCGTAGCCTCTCGGCAAATGTGGCAAATATTCGGTGTTTTATCGTTATTGATCGCCTTGGGCGGCATTGGCGGGATGATACATATCGGCAGCCAAAGCAAATACGTTCCTTACGTCATCGAAGTAGACAAGCTTGGTCAAACCATCGCCGTAGCCCGCGCCGATAAAGCAAAACCCGTTGATCAACGAGTAGTAAGGGCCTCTGTTGCCTCATTTATCACACAAGCCAGAACGGTAACGCCGGACTCTGCATTGCAAAGAAAAATGGTGTTTGGCGTATACGCACTTTTAGGACAACAAGATCCGGCCACACAAAAAATGAACGAATGGCTGAATGGTTCTGATGAATCGAGTCCTTTTAAAAGAGCGCAGACCGAAATGGTGAATGTGGAAATTTCTTCAGCTTTGCCACAAACACCAGAGACTTGGCAAGTCGATTGGGTGGAAACAACTCGAGATAGACAAGGCGCAGTAAAGAACAAGCCAGTGCGCATGAGGGCGTTGATAACTGTTTACATTATTGAGCTAAAACCAAACACCAATGAAGAGCAATTGCATCAAAACCCGATAGGGCTGTTTGTCCGTGATTATTCTTGGTCAACGCAACCACAATAG
- a CDS encoding TrbM/KikA/MpfK family conjugal transfer protein: MKIRAIALALVMILTPTTKAAANPCSAVLCMFGMIAGGGNAGQCASSTSEFFSIQVWNWWGFDPVSTAIARRAFLNGCGGGVGGQIDNIIAVFGEVP; encoded by the coding sequence ATGAAAATTAGAGCGATTGCCCTTGCACTGGTAATGATATTAACTCCAACAACCAAAGCCGCAGCAAATCCGTGCAGCGCGGTGCTGTGTATGTTCGGCATGATTGCAGGGGGAGGGAACGCCGGACAGTGCGCCAGTTCCACCTCTGAGTTTTTTAGTATTCAGGTTTGGAATTGGTGGGGCTTCGATCCGGTGTCAACAGCTATCGCGCGTAGAGCTTTTCTAAATGGTTGCGGTGGCGGTGTTGGTGGTCAAATCGACAACATCATTGCCGTATTCGGCGAAGTGCCTTAG
- a CDS encoding conjugal transfer protein TrbD, with amino-acid sequence MALRTIPIRRAGNRDNLFMGGDRELVMFSGLLAFALIFSAQELRATIYGLILWFGALFMFRIMGKADPKMRFVYLRSRIYKRYYPARSTPFRQNPPSQGKQYQ; translated from the coding sequence ATGGCACTGCGCACGATCCCCATCCGTAGGGCCGGTAACAGAGATAACTTGTTCATGGGGGGTGATCGTGAACTAGTGATGTTCTCTGGACTTCTAGCCTTTGCGCTGATTTTTTCAGCGCAAGAACTGAGAGCTACGATATACGGCTTAATCCTTTGGTTCGGCGCATTATTCATGTTCCGCATCATGGGTAAGGCCGACCCGAAAATGAGGTTTGTCTATCTGCGGAGTCGCATTTACAAACGTTACTATCCGGCTCGTAGCACCCCATTTCGACAAAATCCACCGAGTCAAGGGAAACAATACCAATGA
- a CDS encoding TrbC/VirB2 family protein, which translates to MKLRKNIALLMVMSFVFLLPEQAFATGTSGGLPYESWLTNLQNSVTGPVAFALSIIGIVVAGGVLIFGGDLNGFFRTLIFLVLVMALLIAANNIMTSFFGAGAEVALNDMQPQTLLASCSNLEGIV; encoded by the coding sequence ATGAAATTAAGAAAAAACATAGCCCTATTGATGGTGATGTCCTTTGTGTTTCTGTTGCCTGAACAGGCATTCGCAACGGGTACATCCGGTGGTCTGCCATACGAGTCATGGTTAACCAATCTACAAAATTCAGTGACCGGCCCTGTGGCCTTTGCTTTGTCCATTATCGGCATAGTAGTTGCGGGCGGTGTACTCATATTCGGCGGTGACCTAAACGGGTTTTTCAGAACACTCATATTCTTGGTGTTAGTGATGGCTTTGTTAATCGCCGCCAACAACATCATGACTTCATTCTTTGGTGCAGGTGCGGAAGTGGCTCTTAACGATATGCAACCGCAGACGTTACTCGCAAGCTGTTCCAACCTGGAAGGAATCGTGTAA
- a CDS encoding muramidase, with protein sequence MPIDMPPQIHERIVCSIAAAVHYDVPANIVIAVAEKEAGKPGQWVRNANGTHDVGAMQFNTAYLKTLTAQYGITAEDVAAEGCYAYDLAAWRLHGHIANDSGDIWTRAANYHSRTHYFNAIYRADLMLRANKWADRLDLLMSGDQTKINAAISELAISKPVTANVTTTKSKPTYTATINTTYVPRKIVAKADTE encoded by the coding sequence ATGCCAATTGATATGCCTCCACAAATTCATGAGCGAATAGTGTGCTCGATAGCCGCCGCCGTTCACTACGATGTACCTGCAAATATCGTAATCGCCGTTGCCGAAAAAGAAGCCGGTAAACCGGGGCAGTGGGTTCGCAACGCCAACGGAACCCATGACGTTGGGGCAATGCAATTTAACACCGCCTACTTAAAAACGCTGACAGCTCAGTATGGCATCACGGCGGAAGATGTAGCAGCCGAAGGTTGCTACGCTTACGATCTAGCCGCATGGCGGCTGCATGGCCACATAGCGAATGATTCAGGCGACATATGGACAAGAGCAGCTAACTATCACTCAAGAACGCATTATTTTAACGCCATATATAGAGCGGATTTGATGCTTCGGGCTAATAAATGGGCGGATAGGTTGGACTTGTTAATGTCCGGCGATCAAACAAAGATTAATGCCGCAATCTCGGAACTAGCGATATCAAAACCGGTTACGGCGAACGTAACAACTACAAAGTCCAAACCAACATACACAGCAACAATCAATACAACGTATGTACCTCGCAAAATCGTCGCCAAAGCCGATACAGAATAG
- the trbL gene encoding P-type conjugative transfer protein TrbL, translating to MRTTPFKRTFLCLLFLLSVIHAVDAHAAITSTGMLDTVLNNYSAAASAWAATIKARATFLFWSLATISMVWTAGMMVLRKADIAEFYGEFIKFIMFTGFFWWLLSNGPTMAIGIIHSMESVGSTASGFPSALSPSGIVDIGFSIFFTVIDKTTVWAPLDSAVGVTISGIILVCMALIAINMLLLLISGWILAYAGVFYLGFGGSRWTSDMAIAYFKTVLSIAIQTMTMILLVGIGKTFVNTYYTSMSSNMNLKEMGVMLIVAVVLLVLTNKVPPMLGGVAMGGGAGAIGNGFGAGAAMAASAVAGSMLAAGGAAMAAAGANAVGGAQALTAAFKKASADVSGGGSSESSGGSPDFNSGDGGSSSSSQQTATSPESTPLGKAMGLSSSSGGSSSSSNGGSGGGSSSTTSGGGRGGDSSGSEIGNAAKITAGTVSNLASGVGQVAKEKFQNFKDSMQNRIDQTLPGQVATAIRNDMPSFSDNSLSGDNSHDPAAEVAAFVNRSEQV from the coding sequence ATGAGAACAACTCCTTTCAAAAGAACATTTTTATGCCTGTTGTTCTTATTGTCTGTGATTCACGCAGTTGATGCTCATGCTGCAATCACTAGTACCGGAATGTTAGATACTGTATTAAATAATTATTCCGCCGCCGCAAGTGCGTGGGCAGCAACAATTAAAGCACGAGCCACGTTTTTGTTCTGGTCACTTGCCACCATTTCGATGGTCTGGACTGCGGGCATGATGGTCTTGCGAAAAGCAGATATAGCAGAGTTCTATGGGGAATTTATCAAGTTCATCATGTTTACAGGCTTTTTCTGGTGGCTACTATCCAATGGTCCGACGATGGCAATAGGTATCATTCATTCTATGGAATCCGTAGGCAGCACTGCATCGGGTTTTCCATCTGCATTGTCTCCATCAGGAATTGTTGATATTGGATTCAGCATATTCTTTACTGTGATTGATAAAACCACTGTGTGGGCCCCGTTAGATAGTGCTGTCGGTGTAACCATCAGTGGCATCATCCTTGTATGCATGGCACTGATAGCCATAAATATGCTGTTGCTCCTAATTAGTGGGTGGATATTGGCCTATGCCGGAGTGTTTTACCTTGGTTTTGGGGGGTCGAGGTGGACATCAGATATGGCAATCGCTTATTTCAAAACTGTGTTGAGCATTGCCATACAAACTATGACCATGATCTTGCTGGTTGGCATCGGGAAAACGTTCGTCAATACCTATTACACAAGCATGTCGTCGAACATGAACCTTAAGGAAATGGGTGTTATGTTGATTGTTGCTGTTGTGCTCTTAGTGTTAACAAATAAAGTCCCTCCAATGCTTGGAGGAGTTGCAATGGGCGGCGGTGCAGGTGCAATAGGGAATGGCTTTGGAGCCGGTGCCGCTATGGCCGCCTCCGCCGTAGCCGGTTCAATGCTAGCAGCAGGCGGCGCAGCTATGGCGGCAGCCGGAGCCAACGCCGTAGGCGGAGCGCAAGCATTAACGGCTGCATTCAAAAAAGCATCAGCCGATGTTTCTGGTGGAGGATCGAGCGAGTCTAGCGGCGGTTCGCCTGATTTTAATAGTGGCGATGGTGGTTCATCTTCATCATCTCAACAAACGGCCACAAGCCCTGAATCAACGCCATTAGGTAAAGCAATGGGGCTTAGCAGTAGTTCAGGCGGTAGTAGTTCATCTAGCAATGGAGGAAGTGGCGGTGGTAGCTCATCGACAACATCAGGCGGCGGAAGAGGCGGTGATAGTAGCGGTAGTGAAATCGGCAATGCAGCCAAGATAACAGCCGGTACAGTATCTAATCTCGCCAGTGGGGTAGGGCAAGTTGCGAAGGAGAAGTTTCAGAACTTCAAAGACAGCATGCAAAACCGCATTGATCAAACCTTACCCGGTCAAGTTGCAACAGCCATAAGAAATGACATGCCATCGTTCAGTGACAACAGCCTCAGCGGAGATAACTCGCATGATCCCGCCGCAGAAGTAGCGGCTTTCGTTAATCGTTCAGAACAAGTTTAA
- a CDS encoding VirB4 family type IV secretion/conjugal transfer ATPase → MIENIIIAIAIIGLILLALLVSLIIDADKERKLVKHRSKDASVADLLNYAAVIEDGVVVGKNGSFMASWTYKGDDNASSTDQQREAVSFRINQALSGLGNGWMIHVDAVRRPAPTYSALGLSSFPDAITASIDEERRRLFERLSTMYEGYFVLTATYFPPLLAQQKFIELMFDDEAKTLDKKTQTKNLVTHFQRECANIESRLSSAMTLTRLKGNKITNENDSISTYDDFLSWLQFCITGENHPMQLPSNPMYLDGYLGGQELWSGVVPKLGHKFIQVVAIEGFPLESTPGVLTALAELPITYRWSSRFIFLDSQEAIKHLDEFRKKWRQKIRGIFDQMFNTNTGPVDEDAVMMVADAQAAIAEVNSGMIAQGYYTSVVVLMDEDRNKLEASARQVEKAINRLGFAARVETVNTMDAFLGSLPGHGVENVRRPLLNTMNLADLLPTSTIWTGELETPCPFYPPHAPALMHCVTQGATPFRLNLHVSDIGHSFMFGPTGAGKSTHLCLIAAQLRRYKGMSIFAFDKGMSMYPLAAGINAKTKGESGKHFTVAADDETLAFCPLQFLETKSDRAWAMDWIDTILALNKINTTPQQRNEIGNAIQNMHSSGGRTLSEFSLTIQDESIRDAIKQYTVDGSMGHLLDAEQDGLSLSDFTVFEIEELMNLGDKYALPVLLYLFRRIERALHGQPAAIILDEAWLMLGHPAFRAKIREWLKVLRKANCLVLMATQSLSDAANSGILDVIVESTATKIFLPNIYARDEDTSALYRRMGLNTRQIEILATAIPKRQYYYVSASGRRLYDLALGPMALAFVGASDKESVATIKNLVAKHGEQWPDEWLALKGLNIHDYMENQYAI, encoded by the coding sequence ATGATTGAGAATATCATCATCGCAATTGCAATAATCGGGCTAATTCTACTTGCACTACTAGTTAGCCTGATCATTGACGCCGACAAAGAACGCAAGTTAGTGAAACATCGTTCAAAAGACGCCAGCGTAGCGGACTTATTAAACTATGCCGCTGTTATTGAAGATGGTGTTGTCGTCGGTAAAAATGGCTCGTTTATGGCAAGTTGGACTTACAAAGGCGACGATAACGCCAGTAGTACGGATCAACAGCGAGAAGCCGTTTCATTCCGAATCAATCAAGCATTATCAGGGCTTGGGAATGGATGGATGATCCATGTTGATGCAGTCCGGCGACCAGCACCGACCTATTCGGCATTAGGGCTATCCAGCTTCCCAGATGCGATAACCGCATCGATTGACGAAGAAAGAAGACGACTGTTTGAGCGACTAAGTACCATGTATGAAGGATATTTTGTTTTAACAGCAACATACTTCCCTCCACTACTGGCACAACAAAAGTTTATCGAGCTGATGTTCGACGACGAAGCCAAAACGCTAGATAAAAAAACGCAGACAAAAAACTTGGTGACTCATTTTCAACGTGAATGTGCCAACATTGAGTCTCGTTTATCTTCGGCGATGACATTAACACGTTTGAAGGGTAACAAAATAACCAACGAAAATGACTCAATATCGACCTATGACGATTTCTTGAGCTGGTTGCAATTTTGCATCACAGGTGAAAATCACCCTATGCAATTGCCTTCAAACCCCATGTATCTTGATGGATACTTAGGCGGTCAAGAACTCTGGTCGGGTGTTGTGCCGAAACTTGGCCATAAATTTATACAAGTTGTTGCGATTGAGGGTTTCCCTCTTGAATCTACACCTGGCGTTCTGACGGCATTGGCCGAATTACCCATTACTTATCGCTGGTCAAGCCGGTTTATTTTTCTCGATTCACAAGAAGCAATTAAACACTTAGACGAATTCAGAAAAAAATGGCGTCAGAAAATACGCGGTATTTTCGATCAGATGTTCAACACCAACACTGGGCCAGTCGATGAAGATGCCGTAATGATGGTAGCAGACGCTCAAGCGGCCATTGCCGAAGTCAACTCCGGCATGATCGCCCAAGGATATTACACCAGTGTTGTCGTTTTAATGGATGAAGACAGAAACAAATTGGAGGCTTCCGCACGTCAAGTAGAAAAAGCAATCAACCGGCTTGGTTTTGCAGCAAGAGTCGAAACCGTTAACACAATGGATGCTTTTCTAGGTAGTTTGCCGGGGCATGGCGTTGAAAATGTCCGCAGACCGTTATTAAACACTATGAATCTCGCAGATTTGCTGCCTACGAGCACCATATGGACGGGCGAACTTGAAACACCTTGTCCCTTTTACCCGCCACATGCACCGGCATTAATGCATTGCGTGACGCAAGGCGCTACACCATTCCGATTGAATTTACATGTTAGCGATATAGGCCATAGCTTTATGTTCGGGCCAACGGGTGCCGGTAAATCAACGCATTTATGCCTTATCGCTGCACAATTGCGCCGATATAAAGGGATGTCGATTTTTGCCTTTGACAAAGGCATGTCTATGTATCCGCTTGCAGCAGGAATAAACGCCAAGACAAAAGGGGAGAGCGGCAAACATTTTACCGTTGCCGCCGATGACGAAACATTGGCATTTTGCCCGTTACAGTTCCTGGAAACCAAGAGCGACCGTGCGTGGGCGATGGATTGGATCGATACCATTCTGGCGTTAAATAAAATCAATACGACACCACAGCAACGCAATGAAATTGGCAATGCAATTCAGAATATGCACAGCAGCGGCGGTAGAACGCTTTCAGAGTTTTCATTGACTATTCAGGATGAATCGATTCGAGACGCAATCAAACAATATACGGTGGACGGATCGATGGGCCATTTGCTTGACGCCGAACAAGACGGGCTATCACTCTCTGATTTCACCGTTTTCGAGATAGAGGAACTGATGAACCTTGGCGATAAATATGCATTACCGGTTCTCTTATACCTATTTCGGCGTATTGAAAGAGCACTGCATGGGCAACCCGCCGCCATTATTCTCGATGAAGCCTGGTTGATGCTCGGCCATCCTGCCTTTCGCGCGAAAATTCGAGAATGGCTAAAAGTCTTGCGTAAAGCTAACTGCCTGGTACTCATGGCAACCCAAAGCCTTTCTGATGCGGCTAACTCAGGCATCCTGGATGTCATTGTCGAGTCAACTGCAACCAAGATTTTCTTACCAAACATTTACGCCAGGGATGAAGACACATCGGCATTGTATCGACGCATGGGGCTTAACACTCGCCAAATCGAAATACTAGCCACTGCAATACCAAAACGCCAGTATTACTACGTCTCGGCTTCAGGTCGTCGCCTTTACGATCTCGCTTTAGGGCCAATGGCCTTAGCTTTCGTCGGAGCATCGGATAAGGAATCGGTGGCGACAATAAAAAACTTGGTAGCCAAACATGGCGAGCAATGGCCGGATGAATGGTTAGCGTTGAAAGGGTTGAATATTCACGATTACATGGAGAACCAATATGCTATTTAA
- the trbJ gene encoding P-type conjugative transfer protein TrbJ, translating to MKRPILAAKIVAILIMVFCELTSVHAGIPVIDGANVAQDSITAVEQVAQTLKQLDQYSTQLQQYSTQLNQYQNMIQNTAQLPTFQWDQAGTTVQRLLGSINSISQMENQFGNLNTYLSKFQNMQSYANSPCITSGGCTTQQWLQLAQSKLNGSVAQKSANDASIQGLAQQQTLLQNDANNLATLQASSQNATGQMQAITAANQLASAQSNQLLQIRALLIAQQNALVTRQQALADQEAQQAAAAVQIRTGTFVASPVVLWQ from the coding sequence ATGAAAAGACCAATTTTGGCCGCCAAAATAGTAGCAATTCTAATCATGGTTTTTTGCGAGTTAACATCGGTACACGCCGGTATCCCGGTTATTGATGGAGCTAATGTAGCGCAAGATAGTATTACCGCCGTGGAACAGGTCGCGCAAACGTTAAAACAGTTAGATCAATACTCAACCCAGTTGCAGCAGTATTCTACGCAATTAAATCAATATCAAAATATGATACAAAACACCGCTCAGCTTCCTACATTTCAATGGGATCAGGCGGGTACAACAGTTCAAAGACTACTGGGTTCCATCAATTCAATTAGCCAAATGGAAAACCAGTTCGGGAATCTCAATACCTATTTATCAAAATTCCAGAACATGCAGTCGTATGCCAACTCTCCATGCATTACTTCTGGCGGCTGTACAACTCAACAATGGCTGCAACTTGCACAAAGTAAACTGAATGGATCAGTAGCGCAAAAGAGCGCAAACGATGCATCTATCCAAGGTCTGGCACAACAACAAACCCTTCTGCAAAATGATGCTAATAATCTTGCGACACTACAAGCGTCGTCCCAAAATGCAACTGGACAGATGCAAGCTATAACAGCAGCGAATCAATTGGCCAGTGCGCAATCTAACCAGCTTTTGCAAATTCGCGCACTTCTTATTGCCCAACAAAACGCCTTAGTCACAAGGCAACAAGCGCTGGCCGATCAGGAAGCGCAGCAAGCAGCCGCTGCAGTACAAATCAGGACTGGCACATTCGTAGCCAGCCCAGTCGTTTTATGGCAATAG
- the trbG gene encoding P-type conjugative transfer protein TrbG: MKLKTLITSILIVTGSMTTVANADDMADLYFSKDNPKLTKQEKSAMAIAQKWKATSAIGIPPSAGANGTIQFVYGVQQPSIVCAVLQVCDVALQPGELVNSIHLGDTARWTIDPAITGSGANEVQHLVIKPMDVGLETSLDVFTNLRAYHLQLRSHRTQYMPKVAFTYPEDSLAKWEAFKNRETKDREVKTIPKTGEYLGDLNFDYEITSDSDVGWKPVRVYNDGQKTIIQMPTTMSQTEAPTLLIVRKEGGVFTDDENEIVNYRVQGDRYIVDSIFNRAVLIAGVGGDQDSVTIQKGK; the protein is encoded by the coding sequence ATGAAACTGAAAACATTGATTACATCAATTTTGATTGTTACGGGTTCAATGACAACGGTGGCAAACGCTGATGACATGGCCGACCTGTATTTCTCAAAAGATAATCCAAAGTTGACCAAACAAGAGAAGTCGGCGATGGCCATTGCTCAAAAATGGAAAGCAACCAGCGCAATAGGCATTCCACCCTCAGCAGGAGCCAACGGCACTATCCAATTCGTCTATGGTGTACAACAACCAAGTATTGTGTGTGCCGTTCTGCAAGTATGCGATGTGGCATTACAACCAGGCGAATTAGTCAATTCTATTCACTTGGGCGATACAGCACGATGGACTATTGATCCGGCCATTACTGGTAGCGGCGCTAACGAGGTACAGCATCTAGTTATAAAACCTATGGATGTTGGCTTAGAAACGTCACTAGACGTTTTTACGAATCTTCGCGCATACCATTTACAACTTCGGTCGCATCGGACTCAGTACATGCCAAAAGTAGCGTTCACATACCCAGAGGATTCCCTGGCCAAGTGGGAAGCATTCAAAAACCGCGAAACAAAGGATCGCGAAGTAAAAACCATTCCAAAAACTGGAGAATACTTGGGAGATTTGAATTTCGATTATGAAATCACAAGTGACAGTGATGTGGGTTGGAAGCCGGTCAGAGTATACAACGACGGGCAAAAAACCATTATTCAAATGCCGACAACAATGTCACAGACGGAAGCCCCCACTTTACTCATAGTTCGCAAAGAGGGTGGGGTATTCACTGACGATGAAAATGAAATCGTGAACTACCGCGTTCAGGGTGACAGATATATCGTTGATAGCATTTTCAACAGAGCAGTCCTGATCGCTGGGGTTGGCGGTGATCAAGATTCAGTCACCATTCAAAAAGGAAAGTAG
- a CDS encoding TraX family protein: MSDGAIEAVKWLALVLMTLDHVNKYLFAEKLPFIFECGRLTMPLFAFVLAYNLARPGVMEKGGYIRTMKRLMLFGLIATPAFIGLGGLITGWWPLNIMFALLVMTATIYLLDRGTIGSYIIAIFVFIIGGSSVEFWWPGITIGIAAWSYCRKANMLSIIILIAALTAMRIINGNHWALAALPVALSACFISLNVPRLKMIFYIYYPLHLSVLWIAKAVIN; the protein is encoded by the coding sequence GTGTCAGATGGCGCTATCGAAGCCGTGAAATGGTTAGCACTGGTACTTATGACATTAGATCATGTAAATAAATACCTGTTCGCAGAGAAACTACCCTTTATTTTTGAATGCGGTCGTTTAACTATGCCGCTATTCGCATTTGTATTGGCTTACAACTTGGCACGACCTGGCGTAATGGAAAAGGGCGGTTATATTCGGACAATGAAACGTCTGATGCTGTTCGGTCTAATCGCCACACCCGCATTTATTGGATTAGGAGGGCTGATAACAGGTTGGTGGCCACTTAATATTATGTTCGCCTTGCTAGTCATGACAGCCACGATTTACTTGCTAGATCGAGGCACAATCGGCAGTTACATCATTGCAATCTTTGTGTTCATTATCGGTGGTTCATCCGTTGAATTTTGGTGGCCAGGTATAACTATTGGAATAGCCGCCTGGTCATACTGCAGAAAAGCAAACATGCTCTCAATCATCATTTTAATAGCAGCGCTGACAGCAATGCGAATTATCAACGGTAATCATTGGGCATTAGCGGCTTTGCCGGTAGCGCTATCGGCCTGCTTCATATCTCTAAACGTGCCACGTTTAAAAATGATCTTTTACATATATTACCCGCTTCATCTATCAGTGCTTTGGATCGCCAAAGCCGTTATTAACTAA